In a single window of the Acyrthosiphon pisum isolate AL4f chromosome X, pea_aphid_22Mar2018_4r6ur, whole genome shotgun sequence genome:
- the LOC100169275 gene encoding polyadenylate-binding protein 4-like, giving the protein MASLYVGDLHSDVTEAMLFEKFSAVGVVVSVRVCRDNITRRSLGYAYVNFQNMADAECALDTMNFEILNGCPMRIMWSQRDPSLRKSGVGNVFIKNLDKNIDNKAMYDTFSAFGNILSCKVAQDETGQSKGYGFVHFDMEQSATQSIEKVNGMLLNGKKVFVGRFVGRKDREKELGQKAKLFTNVYIKNIDENVNDKELFEMFEKYGSITSCKVMFKDDGSSRGFGFVAFEDPKEAEKAVSELHGKESPEGKTYYVGRAQKKAERQNELKRKFEQYKIERMNRYQGINLYVKNLDDTIDDEHLRREFSVFGTITSAKVMMDDGRSKGFGFVCFSSPEEATKAVTEMNNRIVGTKPLYVALAQRKEERKAHLNAQYLQSNTNMRMQSIGPIYQPGASSGYFVPTIPQGQRFYGPAQMTQIRPQPRWASQPQVRIATPQNAAAGHPNMATQYRNIGARAPVPAGQQAAFTGNSMVNRNSRPISTAQQQIPGAVSAGSVRVPSARSSGSGYKYTANMRNPPGEAQGMGQAQPRQPPAPVQAALHVHGQEPLTASMLASAKPEDQKQMLGERLFPLIQVKF; this is encoded by the exons ATGGCTTCGCTGTACGTTGGAGACCTGCATTCGGACGTGACCGAAGCAATGCTGTTTGAGAAATTCAGCGCGGTCGGTGTTGTCGTGTCGGTCCGTGTGTGTCGCGACAATATCACCAGGAGATCACTGGGATATGCCTACGTCAACTTTCAAAACATGGCGGACG CTGAGTGTGCTTTGGACACCATGAACTTTGAAATTCTTAATGGATGTCCTATGAGAATTATGTGGTCTCAAAGAGATCCTTCTCTTAGAAAATCAGGTGTAGGCAATGTGTTCATCAAAAATCTAGATAAGAACATTGATAATAAAGCCATGTATGACACATTTTCTGCTTTTGGAAACATATTGAGTTGTAAg GTTGCTCAAGACGAGACTGGTCAATCAAAAGGCTATGGCTTTGTTCATTTTGATATGGAACAATCTGCCACTCAATCAATTGAAAAAGTTAATGGCATGTTGCTCAatggaaaaaaagtatttgttgGTCGATTCGTTGGCAGGAAAGATCGTGAAAAGGaattgggtcaaaaagctaaACTTTTCACAAATGTTTACATTAAGAATATAGATGAAAATGTCAATGACAAAGAATTGTTTGagatgtttgaaaaatatggaTCGATTACTAGTTGcaag gtcaTGTTCAAAGACGATGGAAGTTCTAGAGGTTTTGGATTTGTGGCTTTTGAAGATCCAAAAGAAGCTGAAAAAGCAGTAAGTGAATTACATGGCAAAGAAAGCCCAGAAGGAAAg ACCTATTATGTAGGTCGTGCTCAAAAGAAAGCTGAACGCCAAAATGAATTGAAACGCAAATTCGAACAGTATAAAATTGAACGTATGAATAGATACCAAGGAATTAATTTGTATGTGAAAAATTTAGATGATACAATTGATGATGAACATTTACGCAGAGAATTTAGTGTCTTTGGAACTATTACAAGTGCtaag gtcaTGATGGATGATGGCCGTAGTAAAGGCTTTGGTTTTGTATGTTTTTCATCTCCAGAAGAAGCTACTAAAGCAGTAACAGAAATGAATAATCGTATTGTTGGTACTAAACCATTATATGTTGCATTAGCTCAACGCAAAGAAGAACGTAAAGCCCATTTAAACGCCCAATATTTACAAAGCAATACTAATATGAGAATGCAATCCATTGGCCCA atATATCAACCTGGTGCATCAAGTGGTTACTTCGTTCCTACTATTCCTCAGGGACAGCGTTTCTATGGACCTGCTCAAATGACTCAAATTCGTCCACAACCAAGATGGGCTTCCCAACCACAAGTTAGGATTGCAACACCGCAAAATGCTGCTGCCG gtcatCCAAATATGGCCACACAGTATCGAAATATTGGTGCTCGAGCTCCTGTACCAGCTGGTCAACAAGCTGCATTCACTGGAAATTCCATGGTGAATAGAAATTCTAGACCCATTAGCACAGCTCAACAACAAATTCCAGGTGCTGTTTCTGCTGGAAGTGTACGTGTTCCAAGCGCACGTAGTTCAGGCTCTGGATATAAATATACAGCTAATATGCGTAATCCTCCTGGTGAAGCTCAAGGCATGGGACAAGCACAACCTCGTCAACCCCCTGCACCAGTACAAGCAGCTTTACATGTACATGGACAAGAACCACTTACTGCTTCAATGTTGGCTAGCGCTAAGCCGGAAGATCAAAAACAGATGTTGGGAGAGAGGCTTTTCCCTCTCATTCAGGTAAAATTTTGA